The following coding sequences lie in one Candidatus Methylomirabilis lanthanidiphila genomic window:
- a CDS encoding transcriptional regulator: MSTLTKDIQGHWANIHPILTIRNEREYDSAIKRLNELLDEIGDNERHPLYGLLDTLGTLIHVYEETHHPMPECTGADVLRFFMEEHGLNQSDLSEIGSQGVVSEILNGKRALNIRQIRLLAKRFQVSPAVFI; the protein is encoded by the coding sequence ATGAGCACGCTCACAAAAGACATCCAAGGTCATTGGGCCAATATCCACCCTATCCTCACCATTCGCAATGAGCGCGAATACGACTCCGCGATTAAGCGGCTCAATGAGCTGTTGGATGAAATCGGTGACAACGAACGCCATCCCCTGTACGGCCTGCTAGACACGCTAGGTACGCTGATCCACGTGTACGAGGAAACACATCATCCCATGCCTGAATGTACTGGAGCCGACGTGCTTCGGTTTTTCATGGAAGAGCATGGTTTGAACCAATCGGACTTGTCGGAGATCGGCTCTCAGGGCGTGGTGTCTGAAATCCTGAACGGCAAGCGAGCATTAAATATTCGCCAGATTCGTCTTTTGGCCAAGCGATTTCAGGTGTCACCCGCCGTGTTCATCTGA
- a CDS encoding FmdB family transcriptional regulator — protein MPIYEYACNSCRKRVSLLIRNIRNPDTPVCPRCGGRELTRLFSRFAVVKSEESRFERMADPSNFGDLDENDPRSVARWAKRMGKEMGEDVGEDFDQMIEEAAEEGTAAEGGAEDME, from the coding sequence ATGCCGATTTATGAATATGCGTGTAACAGTTGCAGGAAGCGAGTGAGCCTGCTGATCCGGAATATCCGCAACCCCGACACGCCTGTCTGCCCACGCTGTGGGGGGCGGGAACTGACGCGGCTGTTCTCGCGGTTTGCGGTGGTCAAGTCCGAGGAGAGCCGTTTTGAACGCATGGCCGACCCCAGCAATTTCGGCGATCTTGATGAGAACGATCCGCGGAGTGTGGCGCGCTGGGCCAAGCGGATGGGGAAAGAGATGGGCGAAGACGTCGGCGAGGACTTCGACCAAATGATAGAGGAGGCTGCGGAGGAAGGGACGGCTGCCGAGGGGGGAGCGGAGGACATGGAGTAA
- a CDS encoding class V aminotransferase has translation MKKRHLLAPGPTPVLPDALLAMARPILYHRGPEYEALLGRVRDGLKFLFQTKHEVLLFTSSGTGGMEGTVVNTLSPGDRALVIRSGKFGERWGEICEAYGLQPQYIDVEWGRAVDPDTVAAALAADPAIKVVFATHTESSTGVLHPIEAIARIVGKTPAILVVDAIMSLGVADLPMDAWGVDVVVGGSQKGLMIPPGLAFCAVSDKAWAMVQQSRLPKFYFNFLAERKSLEKNQNTFTPAVSLVMALHESLAAVRAEGLAALFARHDRLARATRAAVRALGLELFADPPTPALTAVAAPPGIEAGAIVKTMRTAHGITISGGQAQLKGKIFRLAHLGYADESDVVLCLAALERTLTDLGYPIKLGEGVRAVQEVLSQAG, from the coding sequence ATGAAAAAGCGACATCTGTTGGCGCCAGGCCCGACGCCGGTCCTTCCGGACGCGTTGCTGGCGATGGCCCGGCCGATCCTGTACCATCGCGGTCCGGAGTACGAAGCCCTCCTGGGCCGAGTCCGGGATGGGCTGAAGTTCCTCTTCCAAACCAAGCACGAGGTGTTGTTGTTCACCTCATCGGGTACCGGTGGGATGGAAGGGACGGTGGTAAACACGCTCTCGCCCGGCGATCGGGCTCTGGTCATCCGGAGCGGTAAGTTCGGTGAGCGCTGGGGGGAGATCTGCGAGGCCTACGGCCTTCAGCCGCAGTATATCGATGTGGAGTGGGGGCGAGCGGTAGACCCTGACACAGTGGCTGCCGCCCTCGCAGCCGATCCCGCCATCAAGGTGGTCTTTGCGACCCACACTGAGAGCTCTACGGGTGTCCTGCACCCCATTGAGGCCATCGCCAGGATCGTCGGCAAGACGCCCGCTATTTTGGTCGTTGACGCCATCATGAGTTTGGGGGTGGCGGATCTGCCAATGGATGCCTGGGGGGTAGACGTCGTCGTGGGCGGCTCTCAGAAAGGGTTGATGATCCCGCCTGGCCTTGCCTTCTGCGCGGTCTCCGATAAAGCCTGGGCGATGGTGCAGCAATCCCGCCTCCCGAAATTCTACTTTAACTTCCTGGCAGAGCGGAAGAGCCTGGAGAAGAACCAAAACACCTTCACGCCGGCGGTCTCGCTGGTGATGGCGCTTCACGAGTCCCTCGCCGCCGTCAGGGCGGAGGGCCTCGCGGCGCTCTTTGCGAGGCATGACCGGCTTGCGCGGGCGACCCGCGCCGCCGTCAGGGCGCTCGGACTCGAACTGTTTGCCGACCCGCCTACGCCGGCACTGACCGCTGTGGCCGCCCCACCGGGCATTGAGGCCGGCGCCATCGTGAAGACGATGCGAACGGCCCACGGCATCACCATCTCGGGCGGACAGGCCCAGCTCAAAGGGAAGATCTTCCGCCTGGCCCATCTGGGATATGCCGACGAATCCGACGTCGTCCTCTGCCTGGCGGCGCTGGAACGAACGCTCACCGATCTCGGCTATCCGATCAAGCTGGGCGAGGGGGTGCGGGCGGTCCAAGAGGTGCTGAGTCAGGCAGGTTGA
- a CDS encoding 3-phosphoglycerate dehydrogenase, giving the protein MRILVSDGLSPRGIEVLRQAEGFEVDERRKLSPEALQECIDNYDALIVRSATKVTAPILRAAHRLKVVGRAGVGVDNIDVEAATARGVLVMNAPSGNTLATAEHSFSLLLSLAKNIPQATASMKGGRWEKGAFLSVELGSKTLGIVGLGRIGSEVARRAKGFAMRVIVADPFVSEETASALGVELVELPDLFQRSDFITIHTPITPETYHLIDRDAIAKMKTGVRIINCARGGIVDEDALYEAMKAGKVAGAAMDVFEQEPTTSSSLFTLHNFICTPHIGAASEEAQENVAVEIAQQVVEYLQKGLIRNAVNAPSIDPALYKVLQPYLTLSEKLGRLASQLAEGGIRQLRIDYRGEIAGYDPAPLTASVVKGALDPFLGDEVNYVNALAIAKGRGIRIIESKVLEEADYTSLITVSIKGDRGTSEVAGTLFSRREPRVVRINEFRLEAIPEGYLLIFSNLDVPGVIGTIGTLLGKHRVNIAGMQLGREQPGGRAVSVVNVDNPVPAHVIDEIRRLPNIVFVKLVKA; this is encoded by the coding sequence ATGCGAATTCTTGTGAGCGACGGCCTCTCGCCGCGCGGCATTGAGGTGCTGCGCCAGGCCGAGGGGTTCGAGGTCGATGAGCGGCGCAAGTTGAGCCCAGAGGCGCTGCAGGAGTGCATCGACAACTACGACGCCCTGATTGTCCGAAGCGCCACGAAGGTCACCGCGCCGATCCTGCGGGCCGCGCACCGGCTCAAGGTCGTCGGGAGGGCTGGCGTCGGGGTGGATAATATTGACGTCGAGGCGGCCACGGCTCGCGGCGTTCTGGTCATGAATGCCCCGAGCGGCAATACCCTGGCCACTGCTGAGCATTCCTTTTCGCTCCTCCTGTCCCTCGCCAAGAATATCCCGCAGGCGACCGCCTCGATGAAGGGCGGCCGGTGGGAGAAGGGTGCATTCCTCAGCGTCGAGTTGGGGAGTAAGACATTAGGGATTGTCGGGTTGGGACGGATCGGAAGCGAGGTCGCCCGACGCGCCAAAGGGTTCGCCATGCGCGTCATCGTTGCTGATCCCTTTGTCTCTGAGGAGACCGCGAGCGCGCTGGGGGTCGAACTGGTGGAGTTGCCGGACCTCTTCCAACGATCGGATTTTATTACGATTCACACCCCCATCACCCCGGAGACGTACCATCTCATCGATCGCGACGCCATTGCAAAGATGAAGACCGGCGTTCGGATTATCAACTGTGCCAGGGGTGGGATCGTCGATGAGGACGCCCTGTATGAGGCGATGAAGGCCGGCAAGGTTGCAGGGGCGGCCATGGATGTGTTTGAACAGGAGCCGACCACCAGCTCATCGCTGTTCACGCTTCACAACTTCATCTGCACCCCGCATATCGGCGCGGCGAGCGAGGAAGCGCAGGAGAATGTCGCCGTCGAGATCGCCCAGCAGGTCGTCGAGTACCTCCAGAAGGGGCTGATCAGGAATGCTGTCAATGCGCCGTCGATCGACCCGGCGCTGTACAAGGTGCTTCAGCCGTACCTCACCCTGTCCGAGAAGCTGGGCCGCTTGGCCTCTCAGCTTGCCGAGGGGGGAATCAGGCAGCTCCGAATCGATTATCGGGGCGAGATCGCCGGCTATGACCCGGCGCCGCTTACCGCGTCCGTCGTCAAGGGGGCGCTGGACCCTTTCCTGGGCGACGAGGTCAACTACGTCAACGCCTTGGCCATAGCGAAAGGGCGCGGCATCCGGATTATTGAGAGCAAGGTGCTGGAAGAGGCCGACTACACGAGCCTCATCACCGTTTCGATCAAGGGTGACCGCGGCACGAGCGAGGTGGCAGGGACGCTCTTCAGTCGCCGGGAGCCCAGGGTCGTCCGGATCAACGAATTCCGTCTGGAAGCGATCCCGGAAGGGTACCTCCTGATCTTCTCCAACCTGGACGTGCCCGGGGTGATCGGAACAATCGGCACCCTGCTCGGAAAACACCGGGTCAATATTGCCGGCATGCAGTTGGGACGGGAGCAGCCTGGCGGTCGGGCCGTGTCGGTGGTGAACGTCGATAATCCCGTTCCCGCTCATGTCATCGATGAAATCCGACGGCTCCCCAATATCGTCTTCGTCAAGCTGGTGAAGGCCTAG
- a CDS encoding ATP phosphoribosyltransferase regulatory subunit, with protein sequence MSNFEYSSKTAIPKGVRVFAPEETALRRWAECRILTVFERWGFQEVITPTFEYLEVFSGEPEREGGDKVFKLIDRQTGRLLALRYDPTPQVARLAATTLRHRPLPLRLSYAANIFRDEVPQVGRQRECVQLGVELIGLERPEADAEMVAMAVEGCRALGLQHFQIDVGQIEYVRGIVDTLGLGPDQRRALVSAIDRKDTIEIELLVRGLDADEKSKRAALDLPLLYGGKEVLARARDLAPNRRSQEALRNLTQVYEVLEQYGLADQVIIDLGEAMAFEYHTGVTFAAFAQGVGSEILRGGRYDDLIGRFGYPCPATGFAFDLDKVREAVAAENRPPLATGQRFLVIDFNPDKRHALRIAQLLREKGYSAARDIIKRDLEGSFDYAKRSGIGRAIVLGLPHLPQDELLISDLDSGTEERVPVERFCGEVERGERRWPM encoded by the coding sequence ATGAGTAATTTCGAATATTCTTCCAAGACCGCCATCCCGAAAGGTGTTCGGGTCTTTGCGCCTGAGGAGACTGCGCTGCGCCGTTGGGCCGAGTGTCGGATCCTTACGGTCTTCGAACGATGGGGGTTCCAGGAGGTCATCACCCCGACGTTCGAATACCTGGAGGTCTTCTCAGGAGAGCCGGAGCGGGAGGGCGGAGACAAGGTCTTTAAGCTCATCGATCGGCAGACCGGCCGCCTGCTTGCGCTGCGGTATGACCCGACCCCTCAGGTGGCGCGCCTCGCTGCGACTACGCTCCGGCACCGTCCCCTTCCATTGCGTCTTTCGTATGCGGCGAATATCTTTCGTGATGAGGTTCCTCAGGTCGGTCGACAGCGCGAGTGTGTCCAGCTTGGTGTAGAGCTGATCGGATTGGAGCGGCCCGAGGCCGATGCCGAAATGGTGGCGATGGCGGTAGAGGGCTGCCGGGCCCTCGGTCTGCAGCACTTTCAGATCGATGTCGGCCAAATTGAATATGTGCGGGGGATCGTTGATACCCTGGGGCTCGGACCTGATCAACGCCGCGCGCTGGTCTCAGCGATTGATAGGAAGGATACGATCGAGATCGAACTGCTCGTACGAGGTCTGGATGCGGACGAGAAGTCCAAACGGGCCGCACTGGACCTTCCGTTGCTCTATGGAGGGAAGGAGGTCCTGGCTCGCGCACGGGACCTGGCACCCAACCGGCGCTCACAAGAGGCGTTGAGAAACCTTACCCAGGTCTACGAGGTGCTGGAGCAATACGGTCTGGCGGATCAGGTGATCATCGATCTCGGCGAAGCGATGGCTTTCGAGTACCACACCGGCGTAACCTTTGCGGCATTTGCGCAGGGCGTGGGCTCCGAGATTTTACGCGGCGGCCGATACGACGACCTGATCGGTCGATTTGGGTATCCCTGCCCCGCCACCGGCTTCGCTTTCGATCTGGACAAGGTCCGGGAGGCGGTCGCGGCCGAAAACCGACCTCCGCTCGCGACCGGCCAGAGGTTTCTGGTGATCGACTTTAACCCCGACAAGCGGCATGCCCTTCGCATCGCTCAGCTTCTGCGAGAAAAGGGCTATTCGGCGGCGAGAGACATTATCAAGCGGGATCTGGAAGGTTCATTTGACTACGCAAAGCGATCCGGGATCGGCCGAGCGATCGTGCTGGGCCTTCCTCATCTACCTCAAGACGAGTTGCTGATCAGTGATCTTGACTCCGGGACTGAGGAGCGGGTCCCGGTCGAACGGTTTTGCGGCGAGGTCGAACGTGGAGAGCGGCGATGGCCAATGTAA
- a CDS encoding adenylosuccinate synthetase encodes MANVIVVGTQWGDEGKGKIVDLLSEYFDAVARYQGGTNAGHTVVVEEEKIVLHLVPSGVLRKGKVCILGNGVVIDLAALIQEMDQLSRLHVKIEDNFFISKNAHLVLPYHAILDAEQERLREGRQLGTTRRGIGPAYVDKMARTGIRVGDLANPNLFRERLRNNLEEKRAQFPHHQELLELDHEKMAAEQLEQFERVRGFVVDSSLIIHDLIKTGKRVLFEGAQGTLLDVDLGTYPYVTSSSATAGGACIGTGASPLAIDGVLGVTKAYTTRVGEGPMPTELTDDIGQMLQTRGQEFGATTGRPRRCGWFDAVAVRYSARINGLSAIALMKLDVLDACESIRICNSYRSNGAILREFPNETGLLQTCEPIYEEVSGWNESIAGITSYKHLPARCRAYIERLEALTGVKVGLISTGPRRDQTILRSTPALRQWGLTR; translated from the coding sequence ATGGCCAATGTAATCGTTGTCGGCACGCAGTGGGGCGATGAGGGGAAGGGTAAGATTGTTGATCTCCTCTCCGAATATTTCGACGCAGTGGCCCGGTACCAGGGCGGGACCAATGCCGGTCATACGGTTGTGGTGGAAGAGGAGAAGATTGTCCTGCACCTGGTTCCGTCTGGCGTACTGAGAAAAGGGAAGGTCTGTATCCTGGGGAACGGCGTAGTGATCGATCTGGCCGCCCTCATCCAGGAGATGGATCAACTCAGCAGGCTGCACGTGAAGATCGAGGACAACTTCTTCATCAGCAAGAACGCACATCTGGTGCTCCCGTACCATGCGATCCTGGACGCCGAACAGGAGCGGCTCCGAGAGGGCCGACAGCTTGGGACCACCAGACGCGGGATCGGGCCGGCCTATGTCGATAAGATGGCGAGGACAGGGATTCGGGTGGGCGACTTGGCCAACCCCAATCTCTTCAGGGAGCGGCTCCGTAATAACCTTGAAGAGAAGCGGGCCCAGTTCCCTCACCATCAGGAGCTACTGGAGCTGGATCATGAAAAGATGGCGGCGGAACAGCTCGAACAGTTCGAGCGCGTTCGCGGCTTTGTAGTAGACAGCTCCCTCATCATTCACGACCTGATCAAAACCGGGAAGCGTGTCCTGTTTGAGGGCGCGCAAGGGACCCTCCTGGATGTCGATCTCGGAACCTACCCCTACGTCACCTCATCGAGCGCGACGGCCGGAGGCGCCTGCATCGGGACCGGGGCAAGTCCGTTGGCGATCGACGGCGTCCTCGGCGTCACCAAGGCCTATACGACGCGCGTCGGCGAAGGGCCGATGCCGACGGAGCTGACGGACGACATCGGCCAGATGTTGCAGACGCGCGGGCAGGAGTTCGGGGCTACGACGGGGCGGCCGAGGCGATGCGGCTGGTTCGATGCCGTGGCCGTCAGGTACAGTGCCAGAATCAACGGGCTCTCGGCCATCGCCCTCATGAAGCTGGACGTTCTGGATGCCTGTGAGTCGATCCGGATCTGCAACAGCTACCGAAGCAACGGGGCGATCCTTCGAGAATTTCCGAATGAGACTGGTCTCCTGCAGACCTGTGAGCCGATCTATGAAGAGGTATCAGGCTGGAACGAGAGCATTGCCGGCATCACCTCATACAAGCATCTGCCGGCCCGGTGTCGCGCCTATATTGAGCGACTTGAGGCGCTGACGGGGGTCAAAGTCGGGCTCATCTCGACGGGGCCTCGACGGGACCAGACGATCCTTCGCTCGACGCCGGCCTTGCGGCAGTGGGGGCTGACGCGCTAA
- the prpL gene encoding Lysyl endopeptidase precursor, with product MYPLSSIQHTWAGLRWFVGSVAVMTALASGVAAGQEMGGAAYPGAHVEGELAPALPGVRALPQRRLPQSRLPAQVVLDRVEAAHLKMEATDQPSKPGVPLQIGVSRDVPMLRNTAHTSALMSWTSIPGGQIAAISITSPDALGLRLGLLVEKLSRTALLRFYAQGTEQVFEVSGGEIMDTIARNLAAGDASDEARTYWSPVIDGQEMTVEIELPTGVSPDEVMFSIPRVSHLFSSPLDPGALQQQIGEAAGCTLDSACYTSTWGNESLATAKMTFTKGGGSYLCTGTLMNDSDPSTFIPYFLTANHCISTQTVASTLQTYWFYRASSCNAGLLNPSTQTLTSGAALLYASSITDTGFLLLNSSAPPGAVYSGWSTYLPVLSSQSVGIHHPQGDLQKISAGNIAGYYNCTPNAGDTFSCFPTSSDGADHLEVVFGLGITEGGSSGSGLWIVSGGSHYLVGQLHGGNISCVMPTSPVYYGRFDVAYNAALFQWLGTTPVNYTLSVTGAGTGQGTVTGPGINCTISAASTSGTCSANYASGTGVSLIATSIGVSTFIGWGGDCAADGTVTLEADKICTATFIRPLILSTTSLSAEEQGVAYVYALQAEGGLPSYTWSRIKGKLPKGLTLDAAGTLSGIPTKAKTATFTVQVADAAGASVTQNLSLQIVKRVDFKTKKLSRGTVGTPYAATLKTKGGIPPLTFSLVGGALPTGLTLDPGTGQVSGTPTVAGIFDFVAQVTSSGGSSHQRNIRITIR from the coding sequence ATGTATCCATTGAGCAGTATACAACACACCTGGGCAGGTTTACGTTGGTTTGTCGGCAGTGTGGCAGTTATGACCGCGCTGGCGTCTGGGGTCGCCGCCGGCCAGGAGATGGGTGGCGCAGCCTACCCTGGGGCACACGTCGAAGGCGAGCTTGCACCTGCCCTTCCCGGCGTGCGCGCTCTGCCGCAACGGCGGCTGCCGCAATCTCGACTGCCGGCGCAGGTGGTTCTCGACCGTGTCGAGGCGGCGCACTTGAAGATGGAGGCGACAGACCAGCCGTCTAAACCCGGGGTGCCGCTGCAGATCGGTGTCAGTCGAGATGTGCCGATGCTGCGTAACACCGCTCACACCTCGGCGCTCATGTCCTGGACGTCCATTCCCGGCGGGCAGATTGCCGCGATCAGCATTACGTCTCCTGACGCCCTCGGTTTGCGTCTGGGCTTGTTGGTTGAAAAGCTGTCTCGTACGGCCCTGCTGCGGTTTTATGCCCAGGGGACGGAGCAGGTGTTCGAGGTGTCGGGCGGGGAGATCATGGACACCATCGCCCGCAATCTCGCCGCCGGCGACGCAAGCGATGAAGCCCGGACGTACTGGTCGCCCGTCATCGACGGTCAGGAAATGACGGTCGAAATCGAACTGCCTACCGGGGTGTCTCCGGATGAGGTGATGTTTTCCATCCCGCGTGTTTCCCATTTGTTCTCATCGCCTCTGGATCCCGGCGCCTTGCAACAGCAAATTGGCGAGGCGGCGGGGTGCACTCTCGATTCCGCGTGCTACACATCGACATGGGGAAACGAATCCCTGGCGACCGCCAAAATGACATTTACGAAAGGCGGTGGGAGTTATCTCTGTACGGGTACCCTAATGAATGACAGCGATCCCTCCACGTTCATTCCCTATTTCCTGACCGCCAACCATTGTATTTCGACGCAAACCGTGGCCTCGACCCTGCAAACCTATTGGTTTTATCGTGCCTCGAGTTGCAACGCTGGTCTTTTGAATCCCAGCACCCAGACGTTGACCAGCGGGGCCGCACTGCTCTATGCCAGTTCGATTACCGATACGGGCTTCTTACTACTGAACAGCTCAGCCCCGCCTGGTGCCGTATATTCAGGGTGGTCGACCTATCTACCGGTCCTCTCTAGCCAGAGCGTTGGCATCCATCATCCGCAGGGCGATCTGCAAAAGATCAGTGCTGGAAACATCGCTGGCTACTACAATTGCACCCCTAATGCCGGCGACACTTTTAGCTGTTTTCCAACGTCCTCTGACGGTGCTGACCATCTCGAAGTTGTCTTTGGCCTTGGCATCACCGAGGGCGGCAGCAGCGGTTCCGGTCTTTGGATCGTATCCGGCGGCAGCCACTACCTGGTGGGCCAGTTACATGGTGGAAACATTTCCTGCGTCATGCCCACTAGCCCGGTTTACTATGGTCGTTTTGATGTGGCCTACAACGCGGCGCTGTTTCAATGGCTGGGAACCACCCCGGTGAACTACACGTTGTCGGTGACGGGCGCCGGCACGGGCCAGGGCACGGTGACGGGGCCTGGAATTAACTGCACCATCAGCGCAGCGAGCACGAGCGGGACATGCAGTGCGAACTACGCCTCGGGAACGGGGGTCTCGCTGATCGCAACGTCCATCGGGGTCTCGACATTCATTGGCTGGGGTGGGGACTGCGCCGCCGATGGGACCGTCACGCTGGAGGCGGACAAGATCTGTACTGCCACCTTCATCAGACCGCTCATCCTCTCGACCACCTCGCTGTCCGCAGAGGAGCAGGGGGTCGCCTATGTCTATGCGCTGCAAGCCGAAGGCGGCCTTCCCTCTTACACCTGGAGCCGTATCAAGGGTAAGCTCCCCAAAGGTCTGACCCTGGATGCGGCAGGCACCCTCAGCGGGATCCCGACCAAGGCCAAGACCGCGACCTTTACCGTCCAGGTGGCGGATGCCGCTGGGGCCTCAGTGACGCAGAACCTCTCTTTGCAGATCGTCAAGCGTGTCGATTTCAAGACCAAAAAACTAAGTCGGGGTACGGTCGGGACGCCGTACGCAGCCACGCTCAAGACCAAGGGCGGGATACCGCCACTGACCTTCAGCCTGGTCGGCGGGGCGCTCCCCACGGGTCTTACCCTTGATCCGGGCACCGGGCAGGTCTCCGGGACACCCACAGTGGCCGGCATCTTCGACTTTGTTGCCCAAGTTACCTCGAGCGGCGGCTCCAGTCATCAGAGGAACATTCGGATCACGATCAGGTAG